A section of the Streptomyces sp. CG1 genome encodes:
- a CDS encoding transposase: MAGVITASEPSWITPFTGLSPRQFTKLVTALRREGTDPVRRGRPWGLSLEDRVLLVTAYWRTNLTLRQLAPLFGVSKSAADRMIAHLGPSLALQPRKRFRRDTVLIVDGTLVPTRDHTIAEQSKNYRYSTNHQVVIDADTRLVVAVGRPVPGNRNDCKAWELSGAKDAIGRTTVIADGGYRGTGLIIPHRRDPGQAELPAWKEEHNASHRKVRARVEHAFARMKSWKILRDCRLKGDGVHDAMLGVARLHNLALAG, encoded by the coding sequence GTGGCTGGTGTGATCACGGCGTCGGAACCCTCCTGGATAACCCCGTTCACCGGGCTGAGCCCGCGACAGTTCACGAAGCTCGTGACCGCGTTGCGGCGGGAGGGAACCGACCCGGTGCGCAGAGGTCGCCCCTGGGGCCTGTCGCTGGAGGACAGAGTCTTGTTGGTGACCGCGTACTGGCGGACGAACCTCACCCTGCGCCAACTTGCCCCACTGTTCGGGGTGTCCAAGTCCGCCGCGGACCGGATGATCGCCCACCTCGGGCCGTCTCTCGCCCTGCAGCCTCGCAAGAGGTTCCGGAGGGACACCGTGCTGATCGTCGACGGCACCCTGGTCCCCACCCGTGACCACACGATCGCCGAGCAGTCGAAGAACTACAGGTACTCCACCAACCACCAGGTCGTCATCGATGCCGACACCCGTCTGGTGGTCGCAGTCGGCCGGCCGGTCCCGGGGAACCGCAACGACTGCAAAGCATGGGAGCTGTCCGGAGCGAAGGACGCCATCGGCCGGACCACCGTGATCGCCGACGGCGGCTACCGGGGCACTGGCCTGATCATCCCTCACCGCCGTGACCCCGGCCAGGCCGAACTCCCGGCCTGGAAAGAAGAACACAATGCCTCGCACCGCAAGGTCAGGGCCCGTGTCGAGCACGCCTTCGCACGGATGAAGAGCTGGAAGATCCTCCGCGACTGCCGCTTGAAGGGCGACGGCGTCCACGACGCCATGCTCGGCGTCGCCCGACTTCACAACCTCGCCCTCGCCGGCTGA